The following DNA comes from Oxobacter pfennigii.
TAAAACAGTTGCTAAAGAGCTTAAAGATAGATTTGGCTTTAAATACGTGGCAATTACCCTTAGGGGTTCAATATCTGCCAGTGACAATAACTGGGCAGCAATGCTGTATGACGGAAGTGAATATCATTTCTCCAAAAACTATGCCGTTCATATTGTTGACCGCGTAGGCGGAGGAGACAGCTTCGGTGCAGGTTTGATTTACGGACTTGTAAGTAATATGGGTGCTTGTGATACTTTGGAATTTGCAGTTGCTGCAAGCTGCTTGAAGCACTCCATTGAAGGAGATTTCAACAGGGTGTCCGTTTCAGAAGTAAAGAGCTTAATGGACGGAGACGGTTCAGGAAGGGTACAAAGATAATTTGTGTTGGGACGGTTCACAACTACAATTCGGGGCTGTCGCACTTGAAACACTGCATTTGCTGTGCTCGAGTTCTGCAAGTTCTAAGGTTCCCTGCCTTGAAAATACAAGAATTTTTAAACTTCCTTCGTTCAAACAATCTAAAATTCTAAGTAATATCTTTGGCAAAGTCACCAAGAACTTTAGAGAGAACTCATGCAAATGCTCATTTTCGTTGTTTCAAGTGCGACAGCCCAGGTTGAGAACCGTCCCTTGAATTTTATTCCTTTGTTATTTTCATTTCTACATCCCGGGGAAGGGCTAAGCCGCAGGCTGCTTCAATAGCTTTTAAAATACCGGAAGGTACGGGACATGATGCATGCTTGCAGTGCTTTGCCGCCAGCTCGTACACAGTGGAATCTCCGTATTTTGCAAAGATCTCTTTGTAGCCATCAACTGATTTTAATTCTTCACCAATCTTTTTGATAAAAGGGCATGCAGTTTCAATGGTAACATCGGAGTTTTGATGGTCTTTTGAATCAGCTTTTATTTCTGTAGTCAGCCCGCAAACGCCAGGATTAACGATTACCTTAATCATAATAAACACCTCTTTATTTTATTTCTGATTGCCATAAGGCTGCTGTACCTTATTGACAAAGAACAGCTACTATAATTATATATCTTTGTGGATACAGTGTCATGTGCATGCATAATTGTACTATGGTGAATAATTTAAAATGCATATAATTTTAATATAAATCATTGCCGGTTATAATAAAAAATATTTATATTTACTAAAAAAAGTAAAGCAATTATAATAATTATCAACTAGGAATAAATTGCAATTATAGGAGAATGCTTAATATGCACAAAATAATCAAGGTTTCCCACAGAGAAGACATATTAAAAAAATATAGTAATACGCCAATTGAAAAGCTTTTACTCAGCCATAATATCGGATTAATGGATGAGAACTTCACATCAGCAGAGCTGCTTATCGGTATGTGTATGGATAACCGAAACCAGCTGCGTATTCCCAACAATTTTGCATATATTATTCGTTCAGGCGGAGGGAATCTTCGCTATAGCGAGTTTAAAGTATCATATGCCATTGCTGTCGGCGGAGTTAAAGCTATCGCACTTATAGGCCATAATAATTGTGGAATGGTGAACTTGATGTCTCAAAAAGATAAATTTGTCAACGGGTTGGTGGAAAATGCCGGTTGGGATATTAAAAGAGCAGAAGAACATTTTATGAATTTTGCTCCTATGTTTGAGATTGATGATGAAATTGGATTCTTATGCAGCGAAGCCGCAAGGTTAAGAGTTAAATATCCTAAGATTCTAATAGCGCCATTGATATATAATGTAGATGATAATCTTATTTATATTGTTGAAGAAGAGTAGGTATTTATAACATTGTGACGAATTTTTGAAACTTAATGTGAATTATGAGCCATATTTGTATTATAATATATACAGATATCTATATTATATAAAAAACAAAAAATGGCTAAGGCTCTTAATAAAATAGAAAATTATTGTTTTAAAACCGAAAAATATATATTATAATATAATGATAGTGTTATTTTGATTAATTTTATAAATTTACGTTATTTCATGACTAATACGGTATATTTTTGCCTTTAGTATATTATGTAGGGAAAGAGTTTTGAGGATTCTATGATGCTTGGAGGAATGATAGAGTATGATTACACTGGATGAAAAGAGCATAAGGGAACATCTTATAATGTATAACAAAGTATCAGGAATATCCTGTTTTTCAATAGATGAAACGGGAAAGACTCTGCACCATGAAGGTATTACATGCCAGTATTGCGAGAAGTTCAGAGAGCTTTCAGGAGATAAGTGTTCTTGTGATGCGGCACATCTTTATGCTGCTAAGCAGGCTGAAAAATTAGGAGAACCTTATGTGTATTTTTGCCCTGCAGGGTTGGTACACTGGACTGCGCCTATAGTCATTAAAGGGATGTTTCGCGGGGCGCTTCTTGCCGGGCCGGTACAAATGAACCTTCCCGATGACTATATGATTGACAATATAATTGAAGCTAATCAATTCAATATATCAAACCGCGGTATATTGCTTGCTTATGTTAGATTAGTGCCTATAGTTGAACCTGAGAGGGTAAGATATTTAGCTGAAATGCTCTACGTCGTTGCCAAGGACATAATGGAAGATGAGAGCAGGGTTTTGACTGAGAGAAAGAAATTTTATTTAGAGCAGGCAGCAATAAATGAAGGAATTCAGGATGCAAAGGCAAGACAGGAGCATATTTCCGAATACTATCCTGCAGAAATGGAGACTGAGCTGGTTGCAAAGGTTAAACGGGGTGACAAAATTGGCGCTAAGACTATATTGAATGAACTTATGGGCCACGTTTTGTTCAACAACGGAAACAATCTTGAAGTTACAAAGGCCAGGGTATTGGAGCTTATGATAGTGTTATCCAGAGCGGCTGTTGAAGGCGGCGGGAATATGGAGATGATATTCGGCCTTAAGCTTAAATATTTAAATGAAATATATGAATTGGGCACTGTCGAAGGCCTATGTGAGTGGATGATAAAGATTTTAGAGCGTTTCACCGACAGCGTATATACCGTTGAAAATGAGAATAATTCCTACATCGTTCAAAAAGCTATAAGCTATATAAATGAAAATTATATGAATGATATTTCTCTGGAAAGCGTTTCGGAATTTGTATATTTAAGCACTTCATACTTCAGCAGATTGTTTAAGAAGGAAACAGGGGTTAATTTTACCGACTACCTCAATAAGGTAAGAGTGGAGGAAAGCAAGAAGTATCTTGCGGACCTTAAGATACCATTAAGCGAGATTGCAAATATGGTGGGCTTTACAGACCAGAGTTATTTTACCAAGGTGTTTAAAAAGATAGAAGGAGTATCACCCGGACAATTCAGGAAAATGGGATGATAACTTTATAAAAGCTACTGCTATATTCATAGGAGACATAAATGTGAGGCGATCCGGGGGGTCGCCTTTCTTAAAGCTGTGAGATTGAGGAGGGAAAGGATTGTCAGTACTTGTTACGGGCGGTGCAGGATACATAGGAAGTCATGCGGTGCTGGAGCTTTTAAAAAAAGGTGAAGATGTAATAATAGTTGATAACTTGAGTAAAGGGCATAAGGATGCAGTCTTAGGGGGAAAATTTTATAAAGGGGATTTACGGGATAGCGAGTTTCTAAACAAGGTTTTTAGTGAAAATGATATTGAGGCAGTAATACATTTTGCAGCTTATTCTCTCGTAGGTGAAAGCGTATCCATGCCCCTTGAGTATTACGAAAACAATTTCATATGTGCTCTCAACCTGCTTAAAGTCATGAACAGCCATAATGTAAATAAGATAATATTCTCTTCAACTGCAGCCACATACGGAGAACCGGAAAACATACCTATACTTGAAACGGATAAGACCGAGCCGACTAACCCTTACGGAGAAACTAAACTTTCCGTTGAAAAAATGCTCAAATGGTCGGATACTGCTTATGGAATAAAATATGCATCTCTTCGTTACTTTAATGCCTGCGGTGCTGATGAAAGCGGAAATATAGGCGAGGATCATGATCCCGAGAGCCATCTTATCCCTATAGTCTTAAAGACAGCCTTAGGTCAAAGAGAAAGTATAACAGTTTTTGGCGAGGATTATGATACAAAAGACGGAACCTGCATAAGAGATTACATACATGTGACAGATCTTGCAGATGCTCATATTTTAGCTCTTTATAGCCTGAGAGAAGATGAAAAGAGTGCAATTTACAATTTAGGCAGCGGAAAAGGTTTTTCAGTAAAAGAAATAATAGATAAAGCAAGAGAGGTTACAGGCAAAAAAATACCTGCTATAATAGGGGATAGAAGACCGGGTGACCCGGCGGCCCTCGTGGCGTCATCCCGTCGGATAAAAGAAAAATTAAACTGGAATCCGAAATTTGATGATATCGGGAAAATAATAGAGTCAGCCTGGAAATGGCATAGCTCTCATCCCCATGGTTATAATAAATAAGGTAAAAAATACAATGTAAGTGGTCAATTTATTATATATTGGCTCCTTTATAAACTGTATACTAAAAATTAGTAGTTTGTTTGGAGGCGAGTAAAGTGGAAATACTAAAGGCGATATCCGAAAATCTGCAATCAGGTTCAGCTCCGAAGGTAAGGGAACTGACCATGGAAGCTCTGAATTTAGGAATTGACGCAAGAGATGTGCTAAGTGCTCTTATGGAGGGCATGGGTGTTATTGGTGTCAAATTCAAAAACAACGAAGTGTATGTACCGGAAGTACTTCTAGTAGCAAGGGCAATGCATGCCGGGCTTGACATATTAAAACCTGTTCTTTCTGAAACAGGAGCTAAACCAATAGGAAAAGCACTGATTGGAACAGTAGCAGGTGATTTGCATGATATAGGAAAGAATATGGTTAAGTACATGATGGTAGGCACAGGAATAGATGTCATAGATATAGGAATAGATGTTCCGCCGGAAGAGTTTGTCAATGCAGTAAAGGAACATAAGCCGGATATTGTGTGTATGTCTGCACTCTTAACTACTACTCTACCGGCTGTAAGAAAGTCAATAGAAGCATTGGAAAAAGCAGGCTTAAGATCGGAGATAATCATTATGATTGGCGGCGCTCCGGTAACAGCAGCTTTTGCCAAGGAAGTAGGGGCAGATATGTATGCTCCGGATTCTGCTTCAGCTGCTGAAAAAGCAAGGGAAGCCATTTTAAACAAAAAGTAGTGTAATGTATAATAATTTGCTTTTTATGGGATAAATAATTATATAGAAATCATGGGAATCACGTTTTAAACGTGGTTCTTTTAATGAGAGTTCTATATTTAAATTTTCCATAAGTAGGTGAGTTTCGTGAAAACAAAAGTTGATCCAGAAACCTGTATTGGCTGTGGACTATGTCCATCAATAGCACCGGATATATACGAAATGGGCGATGACGGCAAAGCATTTGCCAAAGAACCTGAGGTATCTCCCAGTCAGGAAGATGCTGCCCAGGAAGCTGCTGACGGATGTCCGGTAGACGCAATCGAAATCGAATAATAAGAACCCCACCCGCCATAAAAAATCTATGATTGCCGGCGGGTCCCGGGAACCTTGTTGCTTTATAACCTTAAAACCCGTGTATGCGGGTTTTTAATTTTGAAAAGAAATGTAAAATTTAATTGCAGCATGGAGGATATCAGGCGTTTTTATAGAATAGATATGCATGTATTTTTCGGAGGAAAGTTTATGGAGAGCCTAATATCTGTATGTGTGCTGGTTTTTAAAAATGAGGACATACTTTTTGTCAGGTCAAATAGCCAAAGAGGCAAATTAAAGCTTGTCCTTCCGGGCGGAAATTTAATGGATAACCAAACCATTGAGGATTGCGCTATAAAGGAAGTAAAAGATAGTACCGGATTGGATATAAAGCTGGAAAGCAAGCTAAACGGTGTGATAATGAGAAGAAACAAAAAAGGTAATAGCCTCATTACCTTTGTACTCCTGGCAGAAGCCCTATCCCCTATAAAATCAAATAATGCGGTATTCATTTCCCACAAGGTGGTAAGTCATTACAGGGAAATTTCGGATTTTTCCAAACTTGTAGTTGAGAAAGTAAAAGCTTCAAATCTTTCTTCGCTGGACAAACATGAGTTTGAAGACTCAGATAATAAGAAATATTTACTGTATTTTTAGTGGAAGAACTTATCGCAATTGAAAGTATCTTCATTTGTATGGCTCCTTACTATCTGATATAATAACTCTTATTGAGGAAATTTATCAGACACGTTAGTAGGTGCATAATATGAAAGTCCAGGTAGTAAACAATCTTTCGGAGTTTTATTCTGCTGTCATTGACGTAAGGATGCTTAATTATGACTATATTTTCGGACACTTAGAGAACAGCAGTATTGCAGTCAAGGTTGCTTTTGAAGACGTTGACTTCATATACGAGAATGAATTTGAAGAGAAGATAGTAAAATACAGGGATTTACTGAAGATTTCTCTTCCCGGTACCGTGACCATAAGATTTTACGGTGCCTTTTGCAGCGTTCTGGAAGAGTATTTTAATGAAGAGATAAAGTCCATAACTATTTTAAAGGATGACGATGAAAAAGCCAGAAAAGGCTATTGGTATAAAAGGGTGGAATTGATTATAAATGAAATCCGCCCTGCATGTATAACCGCCTCGGGAAGGAATTATGCCGATAAATATAATGTAAATATGGAAGATATAGATATTCTTCAATTCATATACAACTGTAAGAAGGGCATATATGAGATTAAA
Coding sequences within:
- a CDS encoding DUF6951 family protein; translated protein: MIKVIVNPGVCGLTTEIKADSKDHQNSDVTIETACPFIKKIGEELKSVDGYKEIFAKYGDSTVYELAAKHCKHASCPVPSGILKAIEAACGLALPRDVEMKITKE
- a CDS encoding carbonic anhydrase, encoding MHKIIKVSHREDILKKYSNTPIEKLLLSHNIGLMDENFTSAELLIGMCMDNRNQLRIPNNFAYIIRSGGGNLRYSEFKVSYAIAVGGVKAIALIGHNNCGMVNLMSQKDKFVNGLVENAGWDIKRAEEHFMNFAPMFEIDDEIGFLCSEAARLRVKYPKILIAPLIYNVDDNLIYIVEEE
- a CDS encoding PocR ligand-binding domain-containing protein, yielding MITLDEKSIREHLIMYNKVSGISCFSIDETGKTLHHEGITCQYCEKFRELSGDKCSCDAAHLYAAKQAEKLGEPYVYFCPAGLVHWTAPIVIKGMFRGALLAGPVQMNLPDDYMIDNIIEANQFNISNRGILLAYVRLVPIVEPERVRYLAEMLYVVAKDIMEDESRVLTERKKFYLEQAAINEGIQDAKARQEHISEYYPAEMETELVAKVKRGDKIGAKTILNELMGHVLFNNGNNLEVTKARVLELMIVLSRAAVEGGGNMEMIFGLKLKYLNEIYELGTVEGLCEWMIKILERFTDSVYTVENENNSYIVQKAISYINENYMNDISLESVSEFVYLSTSYFSRLFKKETGVNFTDYLNKVRVEESKKYLADLKIPLSEIANMVGFTDQSYFTKVFKKIEGVSPGQFRKMG
- the galE gene encoding UDP-glucose 4-epimerase GalE, which gives rise to MSVLVTGGAGYIGSHAVLELLKKGEDVIIVDNLSKGHKDAVLGGKFYKGDLRDSEFLNKVFSENDIEAVIHFAAYSLVGESVSMPLEYYENNFICALNLLKVMNSHNVNKIIFSSTAATYGEPENIPILETDKTEPTNPYGETKLSVEKMLKWSDTAYGIKYASLRYFNACGADESGNIGEDHDPESHLIPIVLKTALGQRESITVFGEDYDTKDGTCIRDYIHVTDLADAHILALYSLREDEKSAIYNLGSGKGFSVKEIIDKAREVTGKKIPAIIGDRRPGDPAALVASSRRIKEKLNWNPKFDDIGKIIESAWKWHSSHPHGYNK
- a CDS encoding cobalamin B12-binding domain-containing protein — its product is MEILKAISENLQSGSAPKVRELTMEALNLGIDARDVLSALMEGMGVIGVKFKNNEVYVPEVLLVARAMHAGLDILKPVLSETGAKPIGKALIGTVAGDLHDIGKNMVKYMMVGTGIDVIDIGIDVPPEEFVNAVKEHKPDIVCMSALLTTTLPAVRKSIEALEKAGLRSEIIIMIGGAPVTAAFAKEVGADMYAPDSASAAEKAREAILNKK
- a CDS encoding ferredoxin, whose product is MKTKVDPETCIGCGLCPSIAPDIYEMGDDGKAFAKEPEVSPSQEDAAQEAADGCPVDAIEIE
- a CDS encoding NUDIX domain-containing protein, whose protein sequence is MESLISVCVLVFKNEDILFVRSNSQRGKLKLVLPGGNLMDNQTIEDCAIKEVKDSTGLDIKLESKLNGVIMRRNKKGNSLITFVLLAEALSPIKSNNAVFISHKVVSHYREISDFSKLVVEKVKASNLSSLDKHEFEDSDNKKYLLYF